TATTGGGCATCCCCTCCCAGACCTGTTTAGCCAAGTGCGTTTGCGCATGATTGAGCGAAGCCAGATCGAGGGATTTGAACCGCGCGATCTGGTGCTCATGTTTAATGCGGTCGAACTGCTGCAACGCTGGTTTCTCGGCATAGACCCGCTGCACCAGCCCCGAATACCAGGAGAAGTCCAAAATGGCAGTTAGCTGCCTGGGCTCATCACTGCTGATGGCAATTTCTAGCAACTCGTCGAGCTTAATGTCGCGCACCTGCTGCGCCAGGACATTGAACCGCGCCATCTGGTAAAGCGCGGTCAGTCCTCCCTGCCACTGTCGTAAACGCTCCCCTAGAGCCGCCAGACCGAGCTTTCTCACGTCAGCGTTGGCGTTTTCCGCCTGCATGCCGGTCACCTCAAGCGCACTGAGTAGCGCCTTGTCCAACCCGGCAACATGCTGTTCTATTGCGCTTACCGCATCCCCCAAGCCACTGGCATCGGCATGCCCGGCCAGAAAGGCGATGATGCCTTGGGGAATCTGTCCATTTCCCAGATCGTCATGCAGCTTGATTACCCAGGCACTCAAACGCTCAAGTACTGCCCAATCCGTTTTCTGGCGCTGCCATTGGGCACCGAACAACGCGCTACCCAATGCCTCATGCTGGTCATACACCTTCTTGCACTGCTGATAGGTCAGTACCGAGTCCACCAGCTCCAGCATACCCGCATTGGTCTTGGGCAATGCTTCCCGAGCGAGCCCCTGCAGACGCGCCCGGGCTGCACGGAAGCGCCCCGAAAAGATCTTCCACCACTTGTCGCCGTACGCCTGAAGGCTCTGCCGGACATCCAGCAGGTCCTGCTCCCAAGCAGCGTCGATCAACTGGCTGTCATGCCGAGTGCGGCACGCCGTCATACGCTCTCCTGCCTCCAGCAGTTCGCGAATGACATCACGTCTTGACTGCCACTCACCTGTAGATAGCTGGACACCCTCCAGTCGCGGAGCCTCGGCAGCACGCCGAGCAGCCCGGCAAACCACATCCACATCTGCCAGGGTGGCGGGCTGAGTCAGCATTAACCGTTCAGAAAGTGCGGCAGCAGCCGCCTGCAATGCACTGAGATGGGAGCTCGCCAGCTGCAGTGCATCATTTGCACTGCTCTGCTCGATAGGCGAGAAGAAGGTGCGCTGACTTCCCCAGAAGACGTTCCGGTCGGGGCGCCCCATTTCCTCAAGGTGCAGCACCAGCTCCTCAACCAACGCTCGCCGCTTTTGCTGCTCGGCAAAACTCCAGGCCGCCATAGGCGCAAAAGAAATGACCGGCAACCCTGCATGAACTCGTTTCAGTTTCAGGTAGCGGCCGAGGACGTCAACAAAGGGCAAACCGCTTGCTCCTGCGGAGGAGCTCACAGCCTCGCAATACTGGTTAAGAGCATCTTGTAGCTCTTTCAAGCTCGCAAGATCCTCCTCACCGACCTTGGTCAGTGGTCGCCCCTGATCCAGAGTGCGCCCCAGTTCCTTGAGCACAGACTGCTTGGTGGCCTTGTGGCTATGCAACTCAAGGACAGCATCGCCCAGATGGCTCTCATCCAGACGACGCTTGACCACCTCGAGCGCGGCCATCTTCTCGGCAACGAACAGCACCGTTTTCTTCTGGCCGATCAGCTCCGCGATGATGTTGGTGATCGTCTGCGACTTGCCTGTGCCGGGCGGCCCCTGGATTACCAGATTGGAACCCTCGCGCACCTCCAGAATCGCCTCGGTCTGGCTACTGTCGGCGTCCTTCACAAAACGCACATCGCCCGGCTTGATCACCGAGTCGATGTTTACATCTTCTGGATACGCTGCGGGCCTATCCCCGAAGCCTGAGCCCAGCAGACGCATCATCACGCCATTGGCGTCCGGTTGTTTCTCTTCCGGCCAGCTCTTCGGGTCAAGATCCTTGAACATCAAAAACTTGCCGAAGGAAAAGAAACCCAGGGCGATCTCGTTACTGGCGACCTTCCAGCGTGACTGCTTGCTGATCACATCAGCCACTTCACCATAGAAGCGCTCAAGACTGCGCTCATCGGTGGCGAAGCTGTCCTCGTCAAACCCGCAGGCGGCCATATCCAGGCCGAAGTCAGTCTTCAGCTTGGCAACCAGAGAAAGGTTCGCCATCAGCTCGTCACCCGAATACTTCAGCTTGAAGGCATCTTTGGCGCCGCTGCGCTCAAGGCTGACCGGCAGCAGTATCAGAGGGGCCTTGCGCAGATTTTCCGAGCTATCCGCTTCGTACCAATGCAAAAAGCCCAGGGCCAGGAACAGCGTGTTCACCCCCTGCTCCTCGATAAAGCCTTTAGCCTCGGTGTGGATCTTCAACAGCTGCAGGAACAGACGCTCATCATCGATGGCCGTCTGCAAGCGGGTATCTAGATGGCGACGGGCCCTGCCTGATTCATCCTCATCGCCCTCGTCAGCGACGCTGGACCAGTCCAGGCTATCCAGTTCGTGCAGCAACTCTGCGTCACTGGCAGTGTCAGCCTCTGCTTCCTCCGGCTTTGTAGCCTTTGCCAGTTCAGCCAGTTTCTTGCGCGCCATCGGCGCAAAGGTCATGGCCTTTTCCTGGCGATAGAGAATGTTAAAAACCTCCTCGGACAGCTCATCGACGACCATCAAGGTCTTCGCTGTTTTGCGGAAGTTGAGCATGTTGTTGCGAAGCCCGATATCCAGCAGCTCTTTACGGCTGCTCTGTAGCTTCTGGCTGATCCCTGAGCTCATAGAAATCTCTTTAATCGCGTTTCGTGTATAGAAAGATGTGCCTAGCTGGCGCGAGCAAATGAGGCGAGGTTCAAAGGTAAAGTCGCTTTCTCCGCATCTACCAAGCAATCGGCATCCAGATCAAAAGGCAAAACCCACAACCGCATATCCTCGCCGAAATCAAACACCGGTAGCGCTGTCCGCAGACCCGACCAATACGGGTATATCAGCACCAGCTGGGGTACACCTTTATCTCGGTACTTATGACCGTAGGCAAAAAGCTGATAGAAATCGCTCTGACTCAAGTCGTAGTTCTTATCCGACTTATGGGTATCCACCCGCTTCCACTTGGTATCGAGAATCCACCGCTGTTCAGCCGTATCGATCAGCAGATCGGGCTTTAAACAGAACATCCGCCCCTGGTCATGCTCACACAGGTAGGCGCGGCTGGCCTGACTGGTTAAGCGCGCAGTAGGCACTAACTGCTTACGCAGCCAGCCCTCCACATAACACTCGAAGAGTTTCTCCATCGGGAACAGCAGACTCATGCCCCGCCACTCGCCACTCACTGCAATCGGCATCTGCTGGTTGAGGATCAGCTCACACCAGGGCTTTATTGCCTGATAATGCGCCATCAGCCGGTCACGGCTCCAGGCACGTAGGTCCTGGCTCAGCTGCTTGCTAGACGGCACCTCGGCCAGCATGGCGCGCAGCTCGTTGGCCAGACGCCAGTTGGCGGCATCCTGCGTACTCTTGGCCACCTGCTCCAGCGCCAGCTTGAGCAAACGGTTCTCGGCACGGTCTGGCAGGAACACGTCGTGACGAATCTGGAAGTGATGCTGGCGCCCCGGCGGCTGGCGCATCTGCGCCACCACGTTGAGCTGCCCACGGAGAAAACGCTGTTCCTCCTCGATACGCTGGTAGTCGAAGCGCACGCCACGCTTCACCAGCAGATCCAGCTCCGCGAGAAACTGCCCCATCACCCACTCGCTGAGTGGCGCATCGAACAGCTCCAGGCTGGCCACCGAGGCCTCACGGGGTTTTAGCTGCAAGGCACTTTGAATCAGCTTACGCAGCAGCCGCCGGCTCTTCAGCAAGCAATCGTCTTGCTCATGGTGCTTTGGCAGAATTTCGAGTCGCGTGCCACAGGGCGTTTCCAGCACACCCACGTAGCTGTCCCACTTTAGCGAGCTGCGCCCTTCAACCTGCAGCAGCGTGGCACCATTACGGTTAAAGCGGGCGCTTAGCTCACACAGCCAATCGAACGCACTGGGTGAGACCTGCGCCAAATCAAGCGACCAGCCAACCGCATCGGTGGTCAGCTGGCCGTACTCGCGAATGGTGATCTGCTGGCTGGCCACTGCAGTCAGCCCACAATGTTCTGATAACTGGCCAGGGAGCTGAATGCCTGATGATTCAGCTCCCAACGCTGATCCGTAAGTTTCTCAGCTACGCCACTACCAAACAGATCGGCAAGATTCAGCTCACTTTGCGGGCGACGAATAAAGGGGGCCGTGCCATTAGCGCTAGCGTTCTGGTCATTCAACACCCAACCGATACGCTGCCAATCCTCAAAGAAGTACTCCTGCAACAACGGCAGAATCTGGTTACGGAAAATCAGCTCCAAGCGTGCCAGCGAGCTGTCATCTTTCAGCGACATAAAGTAGGCATGCCCCAGGGCATGATCACGATCCAGCAGCACCTCAATGCGCTGATTCATCTTCTCCAGCAGTTGGCCAATGTTCAGCCCCTGCACCAGCACTTCCTTAAGCAAGTCAGGTCGCGGCGGCATCTCGCGGAACACAAAGCGTCGGCGCAAGGCGATATCCAAACCAGCCAACGAGCGGTCAGCCGTGTTCATGGTGCCGATCAGATAGACGTTATCAGGAACGCTGAATCGCTCCTTTGAATATGGAAGCGTGACCTCCAGATGCTCCTTTCGACCAGCCCGCTTTGATTCTTCAATCAAGGTGATCAGCTCACCGAAGATCCGCGAAACATTGCCACGGTTTATTTCATCGATGATCAACACATACTTCGGGCGCTCACGTTCTGCCGGCAGCTCAGCAACATACTCCGGCAAGCCGCACTCATCCCGCAGGTATTGCAGAATGCCCTGCACGTAAGACGCATTGTGCATGCTGCTCTTGTCGCCGGTGCGATGAAGCCGGCGGATATCGCCGAGCGCCGCACGATAGGGAAATTTCTGTTCCTGAGACTCCTCAGGGAAAATCCGAAACGTCTCACCGCCCACATACTCGAATGCAAAACGGCGCCCCCTGACGGTTTGCGCAACAATGCGTTCGCCCGTACTTTCCAGGCGATCCTTCAGGCGTTCAAAAGCCTTCTCAAAGGGGTCGTTTTCAGCACTTGCTCCTCTTTCAGCATCCGCACACAAGCGTTTGAGCACACCCGGCTCCACGCGATACTCCAGCTGACCTTCGTCGTCGCAGCCAGCACGCAGGCCCTCAACGAAATCCTCGTAGCTAAAGCTCTGGTGAAAGGTCACAAAACGCACGCGCCCCTCTTTCGCCAGCTGATCGAAACGTGTTTTTAGCCGCTCGCGCGCGCCCTCATCGTCCCCTTTATTCGCTATCATGAATCCAGGGTCGAGAATGGCCAGAGCATGATCAATAGTGGCGTAGGTTTTACCGGTTCCCGGCGGGCCAAAAAGGATCTGGTTAAGGCTGGGCTGCACGGTGCTAGCGCTTGGCGCATCTGCGACGGCGGCTGCCAACGGCATAGCGGAGTCTGAGCTCAAATAATCGTCCACTGTGCGCGCCTCTCCCTGTAAAGCCCGGCGATCATCGGTATCAAGCGCTTGATCCAATTGCTCCAGCCAGCGCTTTACCTCAGCCAGATCCGTGTGTTGCTCGGCCGACAGGCGCTCGGTGAACACATGCCCCCGATACTTCTCGTCAAACTGACCTTTACGCTGAAAACCGAGGTACGCCGTGTTGTTCTTGGCCACCAGGATCAGCGCATTTCTGCCAGAAGCGGTATCTGGCCGGCGCACACCGATGCCGATATAGATACGCGGCTCATCCTCACTTTGATTGCTGTGGTTGAGCACATAAAAGTCGCAGCGCGGGAATCGCTCACGAATGGCAGCGAGCACAGCCAACACCCAGTAGCGCACCTGCGGGCCATCGGCTTCCGCCAAAACGCGCTGCAGGGCGGCTTCGCTAATCAATCCTTCAATTTGCATACTGAAGCTCCTGGGCAGTGCTTTCCGAAATCTGCGCCATTGCTTCGGGCAGGCGCAGTTGGCCGGAGATCAGGCGGGGTAAGACGGTGTCGCGGAGTTGGGTGAGGGTTTGGGCTTGGCGGTTGTTTTCCAGCACGCGCTCATGGATCACTAGAGCTGCGTCCTCGTAAGCGCCCACCAATTCAACCGGCGGTAAGACGTACTTAAGTGAGTGGATGTGATTACG
The genomic region above belongs to Pseudomonas sediminis and contains:
- a CDS encoding DUF3320 domain-containing protein translates to MSSGISQKLQSSRKELLDIGLRNNMLNFRKTAKTLMVVDELSEEVFNILYRQEKAMTFAPMARKKLAELAKATKPEEAEADTASDAELLHELDSLDWSSVADEGDEDESGRARRHLDTRLQTAIDDERLFLQLLKIHTEAKGFIEEQGVNTLFLALGFLHWYEADSSENLRKAPLILLPVSLERSGAKDAFKLKYSGDELMANLSLVAKLKTDFGLDMAACGFDEDSFATDERSLERFYGEVADVISKQSRWKVASNEIALGFFSFGKFLMFKDLDPKSWPEEKQPDANGVMMRLLGSGFGDRPAAYPEDVNIDSVIKPGDVRFVKDADSSQTEAILEVREGSNLVIQGPPGTGKSQTITNIIAELIGQKKTVLFVAEKMAALEVVKRRLDESHLGDAVLELHSHKATKQSVLKELGRTLDQGRPLTKVGEEDLASLKELQDALNQYCEAVSSSAGASGLPFVDVLGRYLKLKRVHAGLPVISFAPMAAWSFAEQQKRRALVEELVLHLEEMGRPDRNVFWGSQRTFFSPIEQSSANDALQLASSHLSALQAAAAALSERLMLTQPATLADVDVVCRAARRAAEAPRLEGVQLSTGEWQSRRDVIRELLEAGERMTACRTRHDSQLIDAAWEQDLLDVRQSLQAYGDKWWKIFSGRFRAARARLQGLAREALPKTNAGMLELVDSVLTYQQCKKVYDQHEALGSALFGAQWQRQKTDWAVLERLSAWVIKLHDDLGNGQIPQGIIAFLAGHADASGLGDAVSAIEQHVAGLDKALLSALEVTGMQAENANADVRKLGLAALGERLRQWQGGLTALYQMARFNVLAQQVRDIKLDELLEIAISSDEPRQLTAILDFSWYSGLVQRVYAEKPALQQFDRIKHEHQIARFKSLDLASLNHAQTHLAKQVWEGMPNINQPGEMAVLRAELNKKRRHIPIRQLIEKAGRAIQQIKPVFMMSPMSIANFLPPGKLEFDVVVFDEASQVKAVDAFGAIMRGKQVVVVGDTRQMPPTDFFSRDVELDDEDAATADIESILSMFKAAGSQERYLRWHYRSRHESLIAVSNVEFYDSKLVVFPSAGQHPHASGVSFDYLPDALYDRGRTRTNKGEAKAVAQAVMQHAIQTPELSLGVAAFSVAQRDLIQVEIELLRRQMPEAEAFFTSQGSEPFFVKNLENIQGDERDKIFISIGYGRNESGRIAREFGPLNREGGHRRLNVLITRAKLAMRVFCNFRADELELDAGASLGVRALKNFLKYAETGVLEVARETGKAADSPFELEVIEALRERNYEVEPQVGTAGYFIDIAVKDPDYPGRYVLAIECDGAAYHSSRSARDRDRLRQGVLEGLGWNFHRIWSTDWFRNPQQEIIRAVAAIEAARARIAEGRHALPQVAPEPKHEIVRGAPAEETVPSSSQPYVKARLTPVVSMTELHQEKPERLMQMIRTVVEVEAPVHASEVTRRVMEAYGVARAGARITSVVDEAIRLGVRQGVYRGHGSFLYCADSRPVPIRSRAHLESAERKIEWVAPEELDQALLETVNLGFSMGREDAISGALGLLGFGRATSKIAGILEERIGALAAQGRLQVIDGVVKAAVNLG
- a CDS encoding McrC family protein gives rise to the protein MASQQITIREYGQLTTDAVGWSLDLAQVSPSAFDWLCELSARFNRNGATLLQVEGRSSLKWDSYVGVLETPCGTRLEILPKHHEQDDCLLKSRRLLRKLIQSALQLKPREASVASLELFDAPLSEWVMGQFLAELDLLVKRGVRFDYQRIEEEQRFLRGQLNVVAQMRQPPGRQHHFQIRHDVFLPDRAENRLLKLALEQVAKSTQDAANWRLANELRAMLAEVPSSKQLSQDLRAWSRDRLMAHYQAIKPWCELILNQQMPIAVSGEWRGMSLLFPMEKLFECYVEGWLRKQLVPTARLTSQASRAYLCEHDQGRMFCLKPDLLIDTAEQRWILDTKWKRVDTHKSDKNYDLSQSDFYQLFAYGHKYRDKGVPQLVLIYPYWSGLRTALPVFDFGEDMRLWVLPFDLDADCLVDAEKATLPLNLASFARAS
- a CDS encoding McrB family protein; protein product: MQIEGLISEAALQRVLAEADGPQVRYWVLAVLAAIRERFPRCDFYVLNHSNQSEDEPRIYIGIGVRRPDTASGRNALILVAKNNTAYLGFQRKGQFDEKYRGHVFTERLSAEQHTDLAEVKRWLEQLDQALDTDDRRALQGEARTVDDYLSSDSAMPLAAAVADAPSASTVQPSLNQILFGPPGTGKTYATIDHALAILDPGFMIANKGDDEGARERLKTRFDQLAKEGRVRFVTFHQSFSYEDFVEGLRAGCDDEGQLEYRVEPGVLKRLCADAERGASAENDPFEKAFERLKDRLESTGERIVAQTVRGRRFAFEYVGGETFRIFPEESQEQKFPYRAALGDIRRLHRTGDKSSMHNASYVQGILQYLRDECGLPEYVAELPAERERPKYVLIIDEINRGNVSRIFGELITLIEESKRAGRKEHLEVTLPYSKERFSVPDNVYLIGTMNTADRSLAGLDIALRRRFVFREMPPRPDLLKEVLVQGLNIGQLLEKMNQRIEVLLDRDHALGHAYFMSLKDDSSLARLELIFRNQILPLLQEYFFEDWQRIGWVLNDQNASANGTAPFIRRPQSELNLADLFGSGVAEKLTDQRWELNHQAFSSLASYQNIVG